Proteins co-encoded in one Coregonus clupeaformis isolate EN_2021a chromosome 5, ASM2061545v1, whole genome shotgun sequence genomic window:
- the LOC121557665 gene encoding transmembrane O-methyltransferase homolog, with product MESGAIALAFLPLVLTFIIRYYFMLFYRAVMVRLSREEMAFQYFLIHANPGDPERILETFDLWCSKVEFISNISPKKMLGSHCGYSTVRIARALPPGAKLYSVEMDARNAFIAETVYTPAGFDDDTHGKFTSQNTRSGLLGKGSVELADNILFPGAPNFLRHVRKSGLYEWKLHRATLEYSKGIRDGMAELVYLGIK from the exons ATGGAGTCTGGTGCCATTGCGCTGGCCTTCCTCCCCCTGGTGTTGACTTTTATTATTCGCTACTACTTTATGTTGTTCTACCGGGCGGTGATGGTGAGACTGAGCCGGGAGGAGATGGCCTTCCAgtattttctgatccacgccaacCCCGGCGACCCAGAAAGAATCCTGGAAACCTTTGACCTCTGGTGCAGCAAGGTGGAGTTCATCAGCAACATCAGCCCCAAGAAAA TGCTGGGTTCCCACTGTGGATACAGCACAGTGCGTATTGCCCGGGCACTGCCCCCGGGCGCCAAGCTGTACAGTGTGGAAATGGATGCAAGAAACGCTTTTATAGCAGAGACGGTCTATACGCCTGCGGGCTTCGACGATGACACG CACGGAAAGTTCACCAGCCAAAATACAC GCTCTGGTCTGCTGGGGAAAGGCTCTGTAGAGCTTGCTGACAACATCCTGTTTCCTGGGGCTCCTAACTTCCTCCGACACGTCCGCAAGAGTGGCCTCTACGAGTGGAAGCTCCACAGGGCCACTCTAGAGTACAGCAAAGGAATCAGGGATGGGATGGCTGAACTGGTCTACCTGGGGATCAAGTAG